The following are from one region of the Nicotiana tomentosiformis chromosome 7, ASM39032v3, whole genome shotgun sequence genome:
- the LOC104097362 gene encoding auxin response factor 6-like isoform X1: MRVSSAGFNPQPEEATGEKKCLNSELWHACAGPLVSLPPVGSRVVYFPQGHSEQVAASTNKEVDAHIPNYPGLPPQLICQLHNLTMHADVETDEVYAQMTLQPLSAQEQKDVCLLPAELGIPSKQPTNYFCKTLTASDTSTHGGFSVPRRAAEKVFPPLDYSQQPPCQELIAKDLHGNEWKFRHIFRGQPKRHLLTTGWSVFVSAKRLVAGDAVIFIWNENNQLLLGIRRANRPQTVMPSSVLSSDSMHIGLLAAAAHAAATNSRFTIFYNPRASPSEFVIPLAKYAKAVYHTRISVGMRFRMLFETEESSVRRYMGTITGISDLDPVRWPNSHWRSVKVGWDESTAGERQPRVSLWEIEPLTTFPMYPSPFSLRLKRPWPSGLPSLPGFPNGNMTMNSPLSWLRGDIGDQGIQSLNFQGYGVTPFMQPRIDASMLGLQPDILQTMAALDPSKLANQSFMQFQQSIPGGSASLSHSQILQPSLSQQNLLHGFSENQLISQAQMLQQQLQRRQNYNDQQQLLQPQLQQHQEVNSSQFQHQQQTKAMSSLSQMTSAAQPQLSHLQVLSSTGSPQTFSDILGNHVNASSNSTMQSLLSSFSRDGASAVLNMHEAHPLVSSSSSSKRIALESQLPSRVTPFAVPQPEDVISHNTKVSDLSSLLPPFPGRESFSDYRGVEDSQNSALYGFNTDSLNILQNGMSNMKDSSGDNGSLSIPYATSTFTNTVGNEYPINSDMTTSSCVDESGFLQSSENGDQANPTNRTFVKVHKSGSFGRSLDISKFSSYHELRSELAHMFGLEGLLEDPERSGWQLVFVDRENDVLLLGDDPWQEFVNNVWYIKILSPLEVQQMGKAGLDLPNAGQAQRLPSNGVGCDDYMNQKGSRNTMNGIPLGSLDY, encoded by the exons ATGAGGGTATCTTCAGCTGGGTTCAATCCTCAACCAGAGGAAg CAACAGGGGAGAAGAAATGCTTGAATTCAGAGCTGTGGCACGCGTGTGCAGGACCACTAGTTTCGCTTCCGCCCGTAGGAAGCAGAGTTGTGTATTTTCCTCAAGGGCATAGTGAACAG GTTGCTGCCTCGACAAACAAGGAAGTAGATGCTCATATCCCTAACTATCCTGGTTTACCACCTCAGCTAATTTGTCAACTTCACAACCTGACAATGCAT GCAGATGTCGAGACTGATGAAGTATATGCCCAAATGACGTTGCAGCCACTAAGTGCA CAAGAGCAAAAGGATGTGTGCCTGCTACCAGCTGAACTTGGCATCCCGAGTAAACAACCAACCAACTATTTCTGCAAAACCTTGACGGCAAGTGACACCAGTACTCATGGTGGATTCTCTGTCCCCCGACGTGCAGCAGAAAAAGTTTTTCCCCCTCTT GATTACTCTCAGCAGCCGCCCTGTCAAGAGTTGATTGCAAAAGATCTCCATGGAAATGAATGGAAATTCCGGCATATTTTTCGTG GCCAACCAAAGAGGCATCTATTGACAACAGGATGGAGTGTGTTCGTAAGTGCAAAGAGACTTGTTGCGGGCGATGCAGTCATCTTTATCTG GAATGAAAATAATCAATTGCTTTTGGGGATTCGACGTGCTAATCGTCCTCAAACTGTTATGCCTTCTTCAGTTTTGTCAAGTGATAGCATGCACATTGGTCTCCTTGCTGCTGCGGCTCATGCAGCTGCAACTAATAGCCGCTTTACAATATTTTATAATCCAAG GGCTAGTCCATCAGAGTTTGTCATACCTCTTGCCAAGTATGCTAAAGCAGTTTATCATACACGGATTTCTGTTGGTATGAGGTTCCGGATGCTGTTTGAAACAGAAGAATCGAGTGTCCGTAG GTATATGGGCACAATTACTGGTATCAGTGATTTAGATCCTGTTCGTTGGCCAAATTCACATTGGCGGTCTGTGAAG GTTGGATGGGATGAATCAACTGCAGGAGAGAGGCAGCCCAGAGTTTCGCTGTGGGAAATTGAACCTCTGACAACTTTTCCTATGTATCCTTCTCCTTTCTCCCTTAGGCTAAAGAGGCCTTGGCCATCTGGACTACCTTCTCTCCCTG GTTTTCCCAATGGTAATATGACTATGAATTCTCCACTCTCGTGGCTTCGTGGTGACATAGGAGATCAAGGGATTCAGTCCCTTAATTTCCAGGGATATGGTGTTACTCCGTTTATGCAGCCAAGAATTGATGCTTCTATGTTAGGTTTGCAACCTGACATTCTGCAAACAATGGCTGCACTAGATCCATCGAAGCTTGCAAATCAGTCCTTTATGCAGTTCCAACAAAGTATACCTGGCGGTTCAGCATCTTTGAGTCATAGTCAGATTTTGCAGCCTTCTCTTTCACAGCAAAATCTGCTTCACGGCTTCTCCGAAAACCAGTTAATATCTCAGGCACAGATGCTTCAGCAACAATTGCAGCGCCGTCAGAATTATAATGATCAACAGCAATTGCTGCAGCCACAGCTTCAGCAACACCAAGAAGTGAACTCCTCGCAGTTTCAACATCAACAGCAAACCAAGGCCATGTCCAGTCTCTCTCAGATGACTTCGGCTGCGCAGCCCCAGCTTTCTCATTTGCAAGTCTTAAGTTCAACTGGTTCTCCACAAACATTTTCTGATATACTTGGTAACCATGTCAATGCATCTAGTAATTCTACTATGCAAAGTCTGTTGAGTTCATTTTCCCGTGATGGAGCGTCTGCTGTCCTTAACATGCATGAAGCTCACCCTCTAGTCTCTTCGTCCTCATCATCAAAGCGAATTGCTCTAGAATCTCAGCTCCCTTCTCGAGTTACTCCATTCGCTGTGCCCCAGCCTGAGGATGTGATATCACACAATACTAAAGTCTCTGATCTTTCCTCTCTGTTGCCCCCTTTTCCTGGCAGAGAATCTTTTTCTGATTATAGAGGAGTAGAAGATAGCCAAAACAGTGCACTGTATGGATTTAATACCGACTCTTTGAACATACTGCAGAACGGTATGTCCAACATGAAGGATAGTAGTGGTGATAATGGATCTTTATCTATTCCTTATGCTACCTCTACCTTTACAAATACTGTGGGCAACGAGTATCCCATTAACTCAGACATGACAACTTCAAGTTGTGTAGATGAATCAGGTTTCTTGCAGTCCTCCGAAAATGGGGACCAAGCAAACCCAACTAATAGAACCTTTGTGAAG GTTCATAAATCAGGGTCCTTTGGACGGTCACTCGATATCTCCAAGTTTAGCAGCTATCACGAACTTCGAAGTGAGCTTGCTCACATGTTTGGGCTAGAAGGCTTGTTGGAGGACCCTGAGAGATCAGGCTGGCAGCTTGTATTTGTAGACCGAGAGAATGATGTTCTCCTCCTCGGTGACGATCCCTGGCA GGAGTTTGTGAACAATGTTTGGTACATCAAGATACTTTCTCCACTCGAAGTGCAACAGATGGGGAAAGCGGGCCTTGATCTTCCAAATGCTGGCCAAGCACAAAGGCTTCCTAGCAATGGCGTCGGATGTGATGACTATATGAACCAAAAGGGCTCCCGAAATACCATGAACGGGATACCCTTGGGGTCGCTCGACTACTAA
- the LOC104097362 gene encoding auxin response factor 6-like isoform X2 has translation MRVSSAGFNPQPEEGLFKKCLNSELWHACAGPLVSLPPVGSRVVYFPQGHSEQVAASTNKEVDAHIPNYPGLPPQLICQLHNLTMHADVETDEVYAQMTLQPLSAQEQKDVCLLPAELGIPSKQPTNYFCKTLTASDTSTHGGFSVPRRAAEKVFPPLDYSQQPPCQELIAKDLHGNEWKFRHIFRGQPKRHLLTTGWSVFVSAKRLVAGDAVIFIWNENNQLLLGIRRANRPQTVMPSSVLSSDSMHIGLLAAAAHAAATNSRFTIFYNPRASPSEFVIPLAKYAKAVYHTRISVGMRFRMLFETEESSVRRYMGTITGISDLDPVRWPNSHWRSVKVGWDESTAGERQPRVSLWEIEPLTTFPMYPSPFSLRLKRPWPSGLPSLPGFPNGNMTMNSPLSWLRGDIGDQGIQSLNFQGYGVTPFMQPRIDASMLGLQPDILQTMAALDPSKLANQSFMQFQQSIPGGSASLSHSQILQPSLSQQNLLHGFSENQLISQAQMLQQQLQRRQNYNDQQQLLQPQLQQHQEVNSSQFQHQQQTKAMSSLSQMTSAAQPQLSHLQVLSSTGSPQTFSDILGNHVNASSNSTMQSLLSSFSRDGASAVLNMHEAHPLVSSSSSSKRIALESQLPSRVTPFAVPQPEDVISHNTKVSDLSSLLPPFPGRESFSDYRGVEDSQNSALYGFNTDSLNILQNGMSNMKDSSGDNGSLSIPYATSTFTNTVGNEYPINSDMTTSSCVDESGFLQSSENGDQANPTNRTFVKVHKSGSFGRSLDISKFSSYHELRSELAHMFGLEGLLEDPERSGWQLVFVDRENDVLLLGDDPWQEFVNNVWYIKILSPLEVQQMGKAGLDLPNAGQAQRLPSNGVGCDDYMNQKGSRNTMNGIPLGSLDY, from the exons ATGAGGGTATCTTCAGCTGGGTTCAATCCTCAACCAGAGGAAggtttgttt AAGAAATGCTTGAATTCAGAGCTGTGGCACGCGTGTGCAGGACCACTAGTTTCGCTTCCGCCCGTAGGAAGCAGAGTTGTGTATTTTCCTCAAGGGCATAGTGAACAG GTTGCTGCCTCGACAAACAAGGAAGTAGATGCTCATATCCCTAACTATCCTGGTTTACCACCTCAGCTAATTTGTCAACTTCACAACCTGACAATGCAT GCAGATGTCGAGACTGATGAAGTATATGCCCAAATGACGTTGCAGCCACTAAGTGCA CAAGAGCAAAAGGATGTGTGCCTGCTACCAGCTGAACTTGGCATCCCGAGTAAACAACCAACCAACTATTTCTGCAAAACCTTGACGGCAAGTGACACCAGTACTCATGGTGGATTCTCTGTCCCCCGACGTGCAGCAGAAAAAGTTTTTCCCCCTCTT GATTACTCTCAGCAGCCGCCCTGTCAAGAGTTGATTGCAAAAGATCTCCATGGAAATGAATGGAAATTCCGGCATATTTTTCGTG GCCAACCAAAGAGGCATCTATTGACAACAGGATGGAGTGTGTTCGTAAGTGCAAAGAGACTTGTTGCGGGCGATGCAGTCATCTTTATCTG GAATGAAAATAATCAATTGCTTTTGGGGATTCGACGTGCTAATCGTCCTCAAACTGTTATGCCTTCTTCAGTTTTGTCAAGTGATAGCATGCACATTGGTCTCCTTGCTGCTGCGGCTCATGCAGCTGCAACTAATAGCCGCTTTACAATATTTTATAATCCAAG GGCTAGTCCATCAGAGTTTGTCATACCTCTTGCCAAGTATGCTAAAGCAGTTTATCATACACGGATTTCTGTTGGTATGAGGTTCCGGATGCTGTTTGAAACAGAAGAATCGAGTGTCCGTAG GTATATGGGCACAATTACTGGTATCAGTGATTTAGATCCTGTTCGTTGGCCAAATTCACATTGGCGGTCTGTGAAG GTTGGATGGGATGAATCAACTGCAGGAGAGAGGCAGCCCAGAGTTTCGCTGTGGGAAATTGAACCTCTGACAACTTTTCCTATGTATCCTTCTCCTTTCTCCCTTAGGCTAAAGAGGCCTTGGCCATCTGGACTACCTTCTCTCCCTG GTTTTCCCAATGGTAATATGACTATGAATTCTCCACTCTCGTGGCTTCGTGGTGACATAGGAGATCAAGGGATTCAGTCCCTTAATTTCCAGGGATATGGTGTTACTCCGTTTATGCAGCCAAGAATTGATGCTTCTATGTTAGGTTTGCAACCTGACATTCTGCAAACAATGGCTGCACTAGATCCATCGAAGCTTGCAAATCAGTCCTTTATGCAGTTCCAACAAAGTATACCTGGCGGTTCAGCATCTTTGAGTCATAGTCAGATTTTGCAGCCTTCTCTTTCACAGCAAAATCTGCTTCACGGCTTCTCCGAAAACCAGTTAATATCTCAGGCACAGATGCTTCAGCAACAATTGCAGCGCCGTCAGAATTATAATGATCAACAGCAATTGCTGCAGCCACAGCTTCAGCAACACCAAGAAGTGAACTCCTCGCAGTTTCAACATCAACAGCAAACCAAGGCCATGTCCAGTCTCTCTCAGATGACTTCGGCTGCGCAGCCCCAGCTTTCTCATTTGCAAGTCTTAAGTTCAACTGGTTCTCCACAAACATTTTCTGATATACTTGGTAACCATGTCAATGCATCTAGTAATTCTACTATGCAAAGTCTGTTGAGTTCATTTTCCCGTGATGGAGCGTCTGCTGTCCTTAACATGCATGAAGCTCACCCTCTAGTCTCTTCGTCCTCATCATCAAAGCGAATTGCTCTAGAATCTCAGCTCCCTTCTCGAGTTACTCCATTCGCTGTGCCCCAGCCTGAGGATGTGATATCACACAATACTAAAGTCTCTGATCTTTCCTCTCTGTTGCCCCCTTTTCCTGGCAGAGAATCTTTTTCTGATTATAGAGGAGTAGAAGATAGCCAAAACAGTGCACTGTATGGATTTAATACCGACTCTTTGAACATACTGCAGAACGGTATGTCCAACATGAAGGATAGTAGTGGTGATAATGGATCTTTATCTATTCCTTATGCTACCTCTACCTTTACAAATACTGTGGGCAACGAGTATCCCATTAACTCAGACATGACAACTTCAAGTTGTGTAGATGAATCAGGTTTCTTGCAGTCCTCCGAAAATGGGGACCAAGCAAACCCAACTAATAGAACCTTTGTGAAG GTTCATAAATCAGGGTCCTTTGGACGGTCACTCGATATCTCCAAGTTTAGCAGCTATCACGAACTTCGAAGTGAGCTTGCTCACATGTTTGGGCTAGAAGGCTTGTTGGAGGACCCTGAGAGATCAGGCTGGCAGCTTGTATTTGTAGACCGAGAGAATGATGTTCTCCTCCTCGGTGACGATCCCTGGCA GGAGTTTGTGAACAATGTTTGGTACATCAAGATACTTTCTCCACTCGAAGTGCAACAGATGGGGAAAGCGGGCCTTGATCTTCCAAATGCTGGCCAAGCACAAAGGCTTCCTAGCAATGGCGTCGGATGTGATGACTATATGAACCAAAAGGGCTCCCGAAATACCATGAACGGGATACCCTTGGGGTCGCTCGACTACTAA
- the LOC104097364 gene encoding pentatricopeptide repeat-containing protein At3g59040, with translation MPQTMMIFLKPFISAPSSSVWSKSNSGGNLLDTNVKICKRAEVVCQGMLAPRKFMQKRKKVEVFKSAEDEADQKNWRKMMNEIEETGSAVSVLRSQRSKNQDLPKDLVLGSLVRFKQLKKWNLVSEILEWLQTQHWWDFNEMDFLMLITAYGKEGEFSKAESILGYMNKKGYSPNVISHTALMEAYGKGGQNSKAEAIFRRMQTSGPEPSAITYQIILKIFVEGDKFNEAQEVFEALMDMDAPPLKPDQKMFHMMIYMYKKAGKYEKARQLFSLMAERGIPQNTVTYNSLMSFETNYKEVANIYDQMQRAGLRPDVVSYALLISAYGKARREEEALAVFEEMLDAGVRPTQKSYNILLDAFAISGMVEQARTVFKSMRRDRCNPDLCSYTTMLSAYINAPDMEGAEKFFRRIKQDGLEPNVVTYGTLIKGYAKINGLEKMMEKYEQMRVHGIKANQTIFTTIMDAYGRNKDFGSAVSWFNEMVSSGVSPDQKAKNILLSLAKTSEEQMEAKQLTGCVNDLIVDRIPSYINNNDEDDYGGDGSSGDDEDDYDDDDGSGDNEDYDDDNNAKISILSGANLDQLKVSGRASQT, from the exons ATGCCTCAAACAATGATGATTTTCCTCAAACCATTCATTTCAGCTCCCTCTTCTTCCGTCTGGAG TAAATCAAATAGTGGTGGGAATTTATTGGATACAAATGTTAAAATATGTAAAAGAGCAGAAGTGGTGTGTCAAGGCATGCTGGCACCGAGAAAGTTCATGCAGAAGAGGAAGAAAGTAGAGGTTTTCAAGAGCGCCGAGGATGAAGCAGACCAGAAAAACTGGAGAAAGATGATGAATGAAATTGAAGAAACTGGTTCTGCTGTTTCGGTGCTGAGAAGCCAGAGGTCCAAGAACCAGGATCTTCCCAAGGACCTTGTTCTTGGAAGCTTGGTTCGATTTAAACAGCTTAAGAAGTGGAACCTTGTTAGTGAG ATTCTTGAATGGCTTCAAACTCAGCATTGGTGGGATTTTAATGAAATGGACTTTCTGATGCTTATTACGGCCTACGGGAAGGAAGGGGAATTCAGTAAAGCTGAAAGCATTTTAGGCTACATGAATAAGAAGGGCTATTCCCCGAATGTGATATCTCACACTGCTCTGATGGAGGCATATGGAAAAGGAGGTCAGAACAGTAAGGCAGAAGCGATATTTCGGAGAATGCAAACTTCAGGCCCCGAGCCTTCTGCTATTACATACCAAATCATTCTCAAAATCTTTGTTGAG GGTGACAAATTTAATGAAGCTCAAGAAGTCTTTGAAGCTCTTATGGATATGGATGCACCTCCGCTAAAACCAGATCAGAAAATGTTCCACATGATGATCTATATGTATAAGAAGGCTGGAAAATATGAGAAAGCTCGTCAGCTGTTTTCTTTGATGGCCGAGCGAGGAATTCCACAAAATACGGTTACTTACAACAGTTTGATGTCGTTTGAGACTAACTACAAGGAGGTTGCAAACATTTATGATCAG ATGCAAAGAGCTGGTCTTCGACCTGATGTTGTTAGCTACGCCCTTCTCATTAGTGCATATGGAAAGGCTAGAAGAGAAGAGGAGGCACTAGCTGTTTTTGAGGAAATGCTTGATGCTGGCGTCAG GCCAACACAGAAATCTTACAACATCTTGCTAGATGCATTTGCAATCTCAGGAATGGTGGAGCAAGCCCGAACTGTCTTCAAAAGCATGCGAAGAGACAG ATGTAACCCCGACCTTTGCTCATACACAACAATGCTATCAGCTTATATTAATGCACCAGATATGGAGGGTGCTGAGAAATTTTTCAGAAGAATAAAACAGGATGGATTGGAGCCCAATGTTGTCACATACGGCACACTGATTAAGGGATATGCAAAAATAAATGGCCTCGAAAAGATGATGGAGAAATATGAACAAATGCGGGTCCATGGTATCAAGGCTAACCAAACTATCTTCACTACAATCATGGACGCGTATGGTAGGAATAAGGATTTTGGCAGTGCCGTTTCTTGGTTCAACGAGATGGTATCTTCCGGGGTATCTCCTGATCAAAAAGCAAAGAACATTCTCTTGTCCTTGGCAAAAACATCGGAAGAACAGATGGAAGCTAAGCAGCTTACAGGATGTGTCAACGATCTGATAGTTGACAGAATTCCCAGTTACATCAATAATAATGACGAAGACGACTATGGCGGTGATGGTAGTAGTGGTGATGACGAAGACGACTACGACGATGATGATGGTAGCGGTGATAATGAAGACTATGATGATGACAATAATGCAAAAATAAGCATTTTGTCAGGAGCAAATTTGGATCAACTAAAAGTTAGTGGTCGTGCATCTCAGACGTAA